A single window of Nitrospirota bacterium DNA harbors:
- the waaF gene encoding lipopolysaccharide heptosyltransferase II, with amino-acid sequence MDKKSIKRILVRGPNWLGDAVMCEPALRGLRSLFPDAQISLLVKPGVADLFAGHPSLTRVLTYDAKGRHAGLSGKWALAGQLRRQGFDLAVLFQNAFEAAFLTFLAGVPQRYGYATDGRSLLLSNPIAAPDRQTSVHQVRYYWDLLKPLGLTGDPSAPGLAVFPEEEQAMARRFTQGGLGSSDLVVGINPGSTYGGAKRWLPERFAEVTERLCRTIRESRGQQVSVVIFGAKGEERLGQEIAARLSSRSLVLSGETTIRELMAAVKRCAVLLTNDTGPMHIASSFQVPVVAIFGPTDWRTTSPFGSAHAIVRQPVDCAPCLLRECPIDHRCMTGVTVEQVYEAGLSCLPGRGGLSSPSCSDQPDQTDRVDQRNLLDGVTVFLDRDGTLNYDPGYLSIAADLKLLAGVGPALARLKRAGAKLVVVTNQSGVGRGLFTLKDLEAIHARLEGLLEQEDAALDAIYFCPHHPDDGCHCRKPNVGMVERAVSELQLDLRRSYLIGDHARDIQLAKRVGAKAVLLTSALVDEQALEMLRAEQAMPDAVAPSMTEAVDWILEDAAKRAQLAKR; translated from the coding sequence GTGGATAAAAAATCGATTAAACGAATTCTGGTGCGCGGCCCTAATTGGCTGGGCGATGCCGTCATGTGTGAACCGGCTCTTCGCGGATTGCGGAGCCTGTTTCCTGACGCGCAGATTTCATTGCTGGTCAAGCCTGGCGTGGCAGATCTCTTTGCAGGCCATCCATCATTGACGCGCGTGTTGACCTACGATGCCAAGGGACGGCATGCGGGGCTGTCCGGAAAGTGGGCGTTGGCCGGGCAGTTGCGGAGGCAAGGCTTCGATCTGGCGGTCTTGTTCCAGAATGCGTTCGAGGCGGCGTTCCTGACGTTCTTGGCCGGGGTGCCCCAGCGCTACGGCTATGCGACAGATGGACGTAGCTTGTTGCTCTCCAATCCGATCGCTGCGCCAGATCGCCAGACGTCAGTCCATCAAGTTCGCTATTATTGGGATCTGTTAAAGCCTCTGGGCCTCACTGGCGATCCCTCAGCGCCTGGGCTTGCCGTTTTCCCCGAGGAGGAGCAGGCGATGGCGCGGCGATTTACTCAGGGCGGATTGGGCTCGTCTGATCTCGTTGTCGGGATCAATCCCGGTTCGACCTACGGCGGGGCTAAACGCTGGCTGCCAGAACGGTTTGCCGAGGTGACGGAGCGGCTCTGCCGCACGATTCGCGAGTCCCGTGGACAGCAAGTCAGTGTGGTCATTTTCGGGGCGAAGGGGGAAGAGCGGTTGGGCCAGGAGATTGCTGCGCGTCTGTCGTCTCGATCCCTCGTTTTGTCAGGGGAGACGACAATCCGTGAATTGATGGCAGCGGTCAAACGCTGTGCGGTTCTGCTGACCAACGATACTGGTCCCATGCACATCGCTTCCTCGTTTCAGGTGCCGGTCGTGGCGATTTTCGGTCCGACCGACTGGCGCACCACGTCGCCCTTTGGAAGCGCCCATGCCATCGTGCGGCAGCCGGTCGATTGCGCCCCCTGCCTGTTGCGTGAATGTCCCATTGACCATCGGTGCATGACAGGGGTGACGGTCGAGCAGGTCTATGAAGCGGGGCTGTCTTGTCTACCTGGTCGAGGAGGTCTGTCTAGTCCATCTTGCTCAGACCAGCCAGACCAAACAGACCGGGTAGACCAGCGGAACCTTCTCGACGGAGTCACCGTTTTTCTGGACCGAGACGGGACATTGAACTATGACCCTGGTTATCTGAGCATCGCAGCTGACTTGAAATTGTTGGCGGGGGTTGGGCCGGCTCTGGCTAGATTGAAACGGGCTGGTGCGAAATTGGTGGTCGTGACCAACCAGTCCGGTGTCGGTCGCGGATTGTTTACCCTCAAGGATCTGGAAGCTATCCATGCCAGGCTGGAAGGGTTGTTGGAGCAGGAAGATGCGGCGCTCGACGCGATCTATTTCTGCCCGCACCATCCTGACGATGGCTGCCACTGCCGCAAACCGAATGTCGGGATGGTGGAACGGGCTGTGTCAGAGCTGCAACTGGATCTCCGCCGCTCCTATTTGATCGGCGATCATGCGCGCGACATACAATTGGCGAAGAGGGTGGGAGCCAAGGCGGTTCTTCTCACCTCTGCATTGGTGGACGAGCAGGCGCTGGAGATGCTGCGGGCTGAACAGGCCATGCCAGATGCCGTGGCGCCGTCTATGACTGAGGCGGTGGACTGGATTCTGGAGGATGCAGCGAAGAGGGCTCAACTCGCTAAGCGTTGA